TTCTGATGCATTTACATTTACAAAAACCCCCATTAAACTCACCATTATACATATGCTAATTTTTCACTTAATGCAGTAAATAATTCTTTTGCTGATCCATCAAACCAATTGTCCAGTATATCTTCTGCTTTTTCTTTTCGATATTCTTTTTCCGAAATAATCGGATAAACATAGGCATTTCTTCCCCTTTTATCCACTTTCAAATATTCTTTATCTTCTAAACGGAATAGATAAGTTCGTATACTAGTTCTCTTGTATTCCTTGCCAAACCGTTCTTTTAACTCTTTTCCAATTTGTAAAAATGGAATCTCTTCTCCGTAATCCCAAATACATTTCATGATCATTTCTTCTAAATTTGTTAATTTTTCCATATTCTCCACCTCTTTAAACAACTTTTTTAGTTATTTTTATATTAACATATTTTAATCATTCATTCAACTTATTTTTTAGTCGTTTATATAACTTTATTGATTTGCTAATTATATCAATAAAAAAGATAGATGCCAAAATGACATCTACCCTTTTTACTTTATATCTCTAACAAGTCTTCCGATTTACATCCTAAAACTTTCCCAATCTTCAATACATCAATCGCTCTTGTGTGATTAATATTTCGTTTTTTTTGCTCAAATAATTGAATCTGTCTCAGTGCAACACCGGACAAATCTGCAAGTTCTCTTTGTGACAATCCTGCAATTTTACGTAAACGTTTTAAATTTGTTTCTGTATAATATTGATCCCATTTTTCATTGATTGCTTCTACGAATTTCATAATATCCATTTCATGATATACGGAATACATTTTTAGAAGATCTTCTATCGTTACTACTTTGTATATCTTCATAAACGGTCTTGCTGTATACCATTGATAGTACGCCAATGCCCAGCCAACCCAATATTCTGGTGATTTGTCCAAATACATTTCATCTGGAATTTCTTCCATTATAAGTCCTGCTGATCTTATTACTTCTTTTACTATTTCACAGCCATTTTTTCCTGCTATATATGTTGGATTTCCTTCTTGAAATTGTCTGGATACATCGGATACTAAAAACATTTTATAAAACTCGTCTGGGTCAAATTCATATTCATTTACTGCATAGTCTAACATATCTCCTAGAATTCTTTGTGCTGTTAGCAAATAGTCCTCAGAATAAGCGTGCATCTCCATTTTTATTTCCTCTTATTTTTATTATATCGCAAGTGCGATACTTTCTCAACAAAAATTAATATTTTCACTCCTCCAATCCCAAAAACTGCAATAAAATCTCCATCTTCAATCGATCCACATGATCCTCCCAATCAATCTTCACCAGATCATTCACTTTATCAATTCTCTTTCTTATCGTATTAATATGCACATACATCTTCTCCGCGGTCACGCTGTAGTTCATATTATTTTCCAGATAAATCTTTAATGTCTTTAACAACTCAATATTCTTCTCTTCTTCCATCATCTCCCGATATTTCCTTAACATTTCTTTTAACTCATTCTCAGGAATCTCAATCCATGTTAATGGTCCTAACATTTCGTATTCCCAGATATCCTTTTCAGGGAAGATAATGCTTCCCATCTTTAATACTTTCTGGCATTTCTTGACACATTCTCTGACTTCTAACAGTGTCTTTTCTTCCTGACAGATTCCAAATTCCAGTTTCATATCGACAAATTTTAATCCGATGTATCTCTGGAATTCTTTTAATAGTTCCGTTGTCGTGTCTTTGGTCCAGGGTGTGCTGTTGTGGATCTTTTCTGCTTCTAATAAGATCAAGCCATCATTTTCATCCAGAAAGGCAATCTTTCCGATCTTCCCTAACTTGCTTTGCTGGAAGGCTTCCAAAAATGTGTTTCTTTCATTTCGTGCGTTGTATCCTTCATTGCATTGGTGAAATACAATGTATTGATAAGCTGTATTTACGGAAATTCCTTGGATATTTGCCTGATAAAAGAGTTTCTTGGCATCTTTTTCTGTGTAATCGAGGGCTAAATGAATGAAGTTCTCAAATCCGATATTTCCCATATTTTCTGCGATCATGATCTGTTCGTAGACTCCTTGCAATGTTAAAAATGCGATACGGATGGCAAATTCATCGTAGTAATCGATAAATTCTCTGGATTCCATTACGACAAAATATGCCTGCACGATATCTTCCATGACGATCGGAATAATGATCCAGCTGACACGTGGTCCTTCTAAATTGCCAGGATTGATCAGGCGGATCCTTGCCATATTGATGTAATCGCATAAGGTATGTTTCGTATAGGGCATTGATGGTTCCCAATAATCGCTTTCGGATAATCCGAAGGATTCTGTGATTCGTTTAAAATCCGGGGAACTGTAGTAGCTTTTTTCTTCGGCAAGATCATAGATAAATGCCGGAAATTTCATCTCGACTTCTACGGCTCTCAGGATCTTATTGATCTTCTGGACTTTGTAGGATTGATCCGATACTTGCAGATGATTATTGCTGTGGACTTTGAATCTTCGGATCGTTCGGTTCATCACTGCGGTATTGATCTGACTCATCAATTCCATCCATGGAACAGAAAATGGCATACTGATCAGTGGAATCTCGTATTGGTCGAACAAATCTATTAATCGCTGTGGTATCTCGTCAAGATAGCGGCCTCGTTTGATCATCATGGCAGAAGTTCCCTGCATGCTTCCTGACTTAAATGCTTCTTCGAGGCAGTCTGGTTCCTGAGCTAATACATATCCTGAGGAAAGGACCAGCTCTTTTCCTTTTGCCCAGCGCAGGGCATCGGGTGCTTCAAGGAGGGTTGTTCCCTGAATCTCTTTGTGTAAGCCTGATTTCCCTGCGATCACGTGATAGTCTTTAAAGTATTCTAGTGTCAGTAGTTCCTTGACAGCGATTCCCATTCTTTATTTCCTCCATTTTTATCGTGTTTTTTCTATAAATCATTCATCTTCTATCAAACATCCATATATATAAGAAAAAATCCGATTCCTACTGCTCATAGGAACCGGATGCTTCTTTGCATATCGATCATTCTTCATACATCGGTGTGTATGGTTCTTTATTTCGTTCCCTAAATTCTTTTGTGATCTTCGCTAAGACCTGTGGTTTTGTAAAGAGATCATATACGATTCCTGCTGCCACTTTAGATGCATATAAGGCTCCTTTATCTCCGATGGAAGTCCCTCCGCTTGCGGTTGCCTGCCATGTATGTGGAGAGCATCCGATCGGCCAGCATGCAGTTGTAAACAGACCGGTTGGCATGATCCTGCTGACATCTCCTGTATCAGAAGATGCACTTAGTTCTGCTTCTTTCCATTTATCTCTTGGCGAAACACCTAAGATCATTGCTTCATCATAAACTTGGTGAAGATTTTTTCCTTTCTCTATGATACCTTGTTCCACGGTTTTCTGCAACTCTTTTGCAAATCGTAGTTCTTCTTTTGTGTATTTGGGTCCATCTGCTTCAATCAGGTTCGCATATGCAAGGTCTGCAAATGCTTCGTTTGTGGATAACTCACAGCATCCACATCCCATTTCAATATCCACTGTCGTCTCTGTCATCATCGCTGCACCTTTTGCTACTTTCTTTAATCGTTCCATTGTGCTTTTGACATCCTTCATATGTGGTGCTCTGACAAAATACCATGCACTTGCTTGGTCTGGCACGATATTGGGTGCAAATCCACCGCTGTCTGTAGAATAATGAATTCTTGTGCGGTCAATGACATGTTCTCTTAAATAGTTTGCTCCAACATTCATTAATTCCACGGCGTCTAAAGCACTTCTTCCCTGTTCCGGAGCAAATGCTGCATGTGATGATACTCCATGGAAATAAAAATGTGCAGATGCATTCGCAAGATATGCTTGATCATGTGCCATATTTGTATCAGATGGATGCCAGCTCACTGCTGCATCACATCCATCAAACATATGATAATATGCCATCTTTACCTTTCCACTTAACAGTTCTTCTTCTGGGCATCCATAGAATCTGACTGTTCCTTTTTGTTTCCCTTTTTCTAAGAAACGTTTGATCGCAATGGCTGCAGTTGTAGCTGCGGCACCTAACATATGGTGTCCACATCCGTGTCCGACACCATCTTCGGATACCATTTCTTTTTTAATATCTGCTTTTTGTGATAATCCAGGAAGTGCATCGTATTCTCCAAGAATTGCGATAACTGGTTTCCCTTTTCCGTATTCTGCAATAAACGCATGTTCTAAATGTTCATTGTTCTCAATCGTGAATCCTTCTTCACTCAAGATTTTTCTTAAGAAATTGGCAGATTCTCTTTCATTTCCAGATAATTCTGGGTGATTCCATAAAGTATGACAGATTTCCTGACACAACGGCTCTAACCCTTGCACCTCATCATAAACGTCCTGTTTGATCATTTTATCCCCTGCTTTCTATTCCTTTGTTGTATTCTTTAATGTCGCCATTCCAACAGCAATACTTACGAAGACACATCCTAAGGTTCCAAGCCAGTTGGATGCCCCTGGCAACCAGTTAAAGTATCCCATTCCGATCATAAAATATAAGATGATCGCAAATACAACCATGATAACGCTGTGTTTTTTCATTTTCATTCCAAATTGTACTAATAAAGCTCCAAATAAAGCTGGCAGCAAGTAGTTTAATGCGGCTTTGATCGTATCTGGAAGCATGGATAATACAGAAGTTCCAAGAATTGCTCCAATTGTAAGAACAGATACGTTGATCACGATAGATACTGCCATTCCAAGGGTTGCAACAACAGATCCTTTTTCTGTTCCTGGTTCTACATCTGCTGCCACCTGTGCCATACTTGCACATGGGATTCTCATGTTAGAGATATTTCCTGATAAGAATGCCATATAAGTTCCAGCGGCTCCGACGACTGGAAAGTAAGAGATCGGTTCTACAAACCATAACACTCCAAAGGCACTGGCTCCGCTGATAAATGCGGTTAATAATGCAGCTGGTTTTGGTAAGATTCCATAGACAACAGCTAATACAAGTGCTGGAGTAAAGGAAAGAAGAACTCCAAGGTATCCTGTGATCTTACCGATCTTATTGACTTGTGGTACATATTCTTTATTATAATAATCCTGATTGTTCATCGTATCTTCCTCCTGCTTAAACTAATGCTGTAATGATCATGGCTCCAAGAATTGTGATCGTCAGGGACCATTCTTTTAACCATCCGATCTCTTTTTTATTTGCAACTTTGGTAAGTACAAACATGATCACGGCTCCAAGCACACATGCTAAGGCATTCTTCCATGCTCCGCTCATTGTGATCTGGTCTGCTTTCATCATCATAGAATAAAATGGTTTGGATAAATGGCTTGCGCACATTGCTGAGAATACACCGATGATCGCACAAGAAGCAATCGTTGTCAGTGTTCCTGTATTTCCTCTGGAAACTTTCTTTTCGATCTTATCCATCTTATTTGCAGAGAATGTTGCGAATAACGCCCATCCGATAGAGCAAAGGATCATGGTCCAGACTGCCATTCCTAAAGCTTCTGGTGTTAATGTGTCCGTTCCAAGCTGTACCCCGACAGCGGATGTTCCAAGTCCTGCTGCGATAGATTCAAACATAACGGAACCTATCATAGATAATCTCATCCATCCGATTGGTCCCCCTACAGATACTAACAGAGAAAGCATCGCACTTAATACAACGATGGATGGTCCGATCGATGTTACCGCACTGCTTTTCATTGCTTTTTTCATCTGTTTATCGTTAAGTCCTAGTTTCTTTCCTGATTTGTAAGCACCCCTTGCGAATAAGACTGCCTGTAAGATGACAAATGCCACTGGAAGTGCACAGGCAAGCCACATTGGAATACTATTTGCGATTTTCATTGCGTCCATATTTTTATCCTCCTTATCGGTCCGTGTGTTTTGTATGCAATTATATTACCTGTTTTGTGGGTGAAATGATATGAAAAATTTTTCACTTTTTGATATGGCATCTTTGTTTTCGAAGATTTTTATGATTATTTTCTTTGTATAGTGAAGATTTTTTCACTTTATTAAATTAATAAAAGAAAAACTACCATTTTCTCTTAATATCTAAGATATAAGTGTGTCATGTCTTTATTTTACTTTTTAATAACATCAGTGCTTTCTTTTCAATCCTGCTTACATAGGATCTTGAAATATGAAGGTTTTTTGCTACTTCTTTTTGTGTCATTGGTTCTCTTCCATAAAGTCCATAACGCATGATCAGTGTTTTCTTCTCCTTATTCATCTCCATTTTCTCTAATTCTTCATAGATTCTTTTGATATTTTCTTTCTGCTCGATCTTTTTGATCAAATCCGTTTCCTGTGTTCCTAGAATATCTAACAGATGGATCTCGTTTCCTTCTTTATCTATCCCGATTGGCTCATAAAGGGATGTGTTCTTTGATGTTTTCTTTTCCTGACGAAGCATCATCAATAATTCATTTTCAATGCATCTTGCAGCATACGTGACAAGCCGGTGGCCTTTGCTGATATCATACGTATTGATCGCTTTGATCAGCCCGATCACACCGATCGAGATCATATCTTCTTTTTCCCTGTCCAGATTATGATATTTCTTTACGATATGTGCAACCAAACGAAGGTTGTGTTCCACTAACAAATTTCTCGCATTCATGTCTCCCTGGCGGCTTAGGATCAGATAATGACGTTCTTCCTCTGGTAATAAAGGTTGTAAAAACTCTTGCAAAAGAAAAGCACCCTTCTAAGCCTTTTTATCATACTATGATACTTTGCTTAGAAAAGTGCTTTTCCATTTCTATTCTGAAGTTTTTGCCGATCTTATCTTAATTCTCTTCTTCGACTTCTTCTCTTCTTCGAAGCAGATATCCTTCTTTAATCTCTTCTCCAAAATCAACATAGATCATCTGTTTTGGATGTGGGGCGGATTCCATTGGTCTTCCGTCTTCATCTTCGATCGCTTTCACTATAACTTCTTTGTTTGTTCCGTCTGGGATCATAACTTCGATCGTCTCTCCGACAGAGAATTTATTCTTCTGTTCTAAGAGTGCATATCCTTTGTCATTATGTCCCTGAACGATTCCGATGTATGTGCAGTTCTTAATATACGTATTGCTGTCATATATCTGAGAAGTTTCGTCTGTCTTTCCAAAATAGAATCCTGTTGTAAACTGACGGTATGTGCATTTTGCGATCTCTTCTTTGTAGTAATCCATATTTGCTCTGTATTTTTCTACGGATTCCTTGCAGTCATCGATTGCTTTTCTGTAAGTTCTTGCAACCGTTGCTACATAAAGAGCTGTCTTCATACGTCCTTCGATCTTCAAGCTGTCGATTCCCGCATCTAAGATCTGATCGATATATTCGATCATATTCAAGTCTTTGGAGTTGAAAATATATGTTCCACGTTCATTTTCATACACTGGCATATATTCTCCTGGTCTTGTCTGTTCCATCACAGAGTATTTCCATCTGCAAGGATGTGTGCATTCTCCGCTGTTTGCATTTCTTCCTGTAAAGTAGTTACTTAGCAGGCATCTTCCGGAATGAGAGATACACATAGCACCATGAATAAATGATTCGATTTCCATATCATCTGGGATATGAGCACGGATATCTTTGATCTCTTCCAGAGATAATTCTCTTGCAGATACGACACGGCTCGCTCCCTGATCATACCAGAACTTGTATGTTGCATAGTTGGTACTGTTTGCCTGTGTACTGATGTGGCGGTCAATATCTGGACAAACTTCTTTTGCGATCATAAAAACTCCAGGATCTGAGATGATCAGTGCATCTGGTTTGATCTCTTTTAATTCTTCAAAATATTTGCGGATTCCTTCTAAATCTTCGTTGTGTGCCACGATATTAGCAGTGATATAAACTTTCACTCCGTGTTTATGTGCAAATTCAATTCCTTCTTTAACATCTTCCATGGAGAAATTCTTTGCTTTGGCACGTAGTCCATACATCTCTCCACCGATATAAACGGCATCTGCTCCATATAACACAGCAACTTTTAATACTTCCAAGTTACTTGCCGGAATTAATAATTCAACGTCTCTCATTACTTTCTCCCATCTTGATACTGATTGCTACGCCATCACCTACCGGAAGGATCGTTGTCTCTAACTGTGGGTGATTCTTGATCGTATATAAATAGTCTCTCATTCGTTTATGAATGGTGCGGTCTCTTCGCTCGATCGCATAACGTGATCTGGCAACGTCTCCGTCTTGAAGTACGTTATCTGAAACCAGCACACCTTCTGGTGCCAGAAGTCTTAGTACATCATCAAGGAAATGAATATACTGTCCTTTGGCTGCATCTACAAAAATAAGGTCAAAACTTCCATCAAGTCCTTTTAAGATCTCGATCGCATCTCCTTCTAGTAAGGTGATCTGTTCTTCTTTTCCCTGATTTTTGATGTTCTCTTTTGCTTTCTTGATTCTTTTTTCATTTCGCTCAATCGTGATGATCGTTCCGCCTTCCGGCTGGTAACTGTTCATATAAAGAGAAGAAAATCCCACTGCTGCTCCGACTTCTAAGATCTTCATCGGTTTCTTTAAAAGGACCAGAGTCCTTAAGAGTTCCTTCGTCTCTGGTTTGACGATCGGAACATGATTGACTCTGGCCTCTGATTCAATATGGCTTAAATCGTTCTTCTCTTCTTTCATCAATGAGCGGATATATTCTGTGATATTTAAATCCACTATCATTGTATGATCTCCTCTGATACATGATCTCCGCATAAAATACCCATAATGTCATCCATTCCCTGAGACTGTGTAAATTCATATGTCCCTGAAATAAACGACTTATCTTTGTATTTTGAGAAATATTTGCGGATCACAAATCTAGTCTTTCCATAGATCAGCTTCTTTGAAACAAGGGTTTCGGCAACTTTCTCATCTGACTCATTCTGTGTAACAATGACCGTTACTTTCTTATGGCTTTGTGCATTATATGGCTGATTCGAAAATGTCTGTTCTGCCACAAAATACGCCCCATAGAAAATACAGAAGATCGCACAGATTAAAAATACTCTGCTTAATGTCCTAAAAAACAGTTGCCATCCTTCGGAATGAAAAAACTTCTTCTCTTCTGAAAGACTCATCTTAAACCTCTGTAATGATCGGCAGGATCATTGGATTACGCTTTGTCTTCTTCCAAATGTAATTACTAAGCTCGTCTTTGATCTTCGTCTTGATCCTTGCCCAGTCTGTGATATTACGTTCTAAGCATTCCTCTACCGCATCTCTTGCAACATCTCTTGCACCTTCCATCAAAGATTCTGATTCTCTGACATATACAAACCCACGAGATACGATATCTGGACCTGCCAGGATCATATTGCCATGTTTCTGCAGAGTAACTGTTGCAATGATCAATCCATTCTGAGACAGTAACTTACGGTCATTCAATACGATGTTACCAACATCTCCGACACCAAGTCCATCAACGAGGATTCCTCCTGCCTGTACTTTTCCAGCGATCTTTCCTTGTCTCTTATTGAGCTCCAGAACATCACCTTCTGCCAATACAAATGCATTCTCCTTTGGAATTCCCATCTCGATGGCAAGTTCACGATGACGCATCAGATGACGGTATTCTCCATGAACAGGGATCGCATACTTCGGCTTCGTCAGTGCATAAATAAGTCTTAATTCTTCACGGCATGCATGACCGGAAACATGTGTATCTTCAAATACGATCTGTGCACCTTTTAATGCCAGCTCATTCATGATCTTTGAAATGTTCTTCTCATTTCCTGGAATTGGACTTGAGCTGAATATGATCGTATCACTTGGTACGATGGATACTTTTCTGTGAGTTGAGTTTGCCATACGGGATAATGCTGCCATTGTCTCTCCCTGGCTTCCCGTTGTGATTAAAACAATCTGATCGTCAGGATAATTCTTAATCTGATCAGTTTCTATTAATGTGTTCTTTGGAATCTTGATGTATCCTAATTCGGACGCTGTCGCAATGATATTTACCATGCTTCGTCCTTCTACTGCAACTTTTCTTCCGTACTTATGTGCAGAATTGATGATATGCTGTACACGATCCACGTTCGATGCAAATGTTGCAATGATCATACGTCCTTTTAAATGTTCTGCGAACAGATTGTCCAGACGTTTTCCTACATTCTTCTCTGATGGTGTATAGCCTTGTCGTTCTACATTCGTACTATCTGCCATCAATGCCAGAACTCCCTTACTTCCAAGTTCTGCGAATCTTGCAAGATCGATTGCTTCCCCAAATAATGGCGTATGGTCGATCTTAAAGTCACCTGTATGCACGATCACACCTGCTGGTGTTGTGATCGCAAGTGCTGCTGCATCTGCAATACTGTGATTTGTCTTAATAAATTCTACATTAAAGATTCCAAGTTTTACTTTGTCACCATGTGTCACAACATGGCGCTCCACGTTATTTAAAATACCGTGCTCTTTTAATTTGTTCTCGATCAATGCCATGGTAAGTTTTGTCGCATAGATCGGTACGTTCAATTCCTTCTCGAAATAAGGAATCGCTCCAATATGGTCCTCATGACCATGAGTGATAACCAGTCCACGAATCTTGCTTGCATTGTCCTTTAAATATGTGATATCTGGAATAACTAAATCAATTCCTAACATATCCTCATCTGGGAACGCAAGTCCACAGTCCACGATCAAAATCTGGTTATTGCATTCAAATGCTGTGATGTTCATTCCGATCTGGCCGAGTCCGCCAAGTGGAATGATCTTTACTGAGCTAGGCTTTCTTCTAGGCATTGGTCTTCTTCCCCTTGCCTGATAATTATTCTTATTGTATGATTTCTTGTTATCATTTGCATAATAATTATTTCGTTTTGGTCTTGCCTGCTGTCTTACTTGATTGTCTTTCAACTTTCTTCCTCCATATCTACGTAGGTCTGACAATCCATTGTTTTAAACACTCTTATATATTTTATAAACTCACTTCAAGTCCATCTAACAGTGCGTTAAAAATATCTGAGATCATATCCAGTTCTTTATCGTCCTCAACGATCTCATAGGATACATAGTCATCCTCTAACTGCACTTCTTTCATGATCAATACAACGCTCTCATCTTCACTCGATGCTTCGCAGTCTTCTACCAAAAGGTAAGTCTGACCTGCGATCGTTGTCTGTTCTATGACATTAAATTCGATTTCCTGTCCATCGTCATCCAGAAAAAGAATCTTGCTGTCTTTCTTGCTCATTGTCTGTTCCTCCTATAGGGAATCTAAATATCCCTGTAAAATCATAGACGCCGCGATCTGGTCGATCACTTTCTTTCTGTTTTCGCGTCTTACACCGCTTTCCATCAGAACTTTCTCTGATGCTACTGTTGTCAGTCGCTCATCCCACAAGATCACTTCTAATCCTGTCCGACGCACTAAGGCATCGCGGAAAGATAAAGTATCTTCTCCGCGCTCACCTACTGTATTATTCATATTCTTTGGGAGACCTAAAACAATCTTCTCAACATCATATTCTTTCACAAGTTCTTCGATCCTTGCGTAAGTCTTTCTTAACTTATTCGCATCTTTCCTTGTAATCGTCTCTAATGGCTGTGCTGTAATATGAAGCTCATCACTTAACGCCACTCCGACTGTCTTCGTCCCATAATCTAACCCTAATATCCTTCTCATAATACCACGGTCTCTACTTTAATCTTGTCTCAATATAGTTCTCAAGCAGTGCTTCAATGATATCGTCACGCTCGACTTTATTGATGATGCTTCTTGCATTGTTGTGACTGGTAATGTATGTTGGATCTCCAGACATAATATATCCTACCATCTGATTGACAGGGTTATATCCTTTCTCCTGCAGTGCCTCATATACACGCTCTAAGATCATGTGTACATCCAGTTCCTCTCTAACAACGGAAAAATGTTGTGTTTGATTATTATCCATAATTATCACGTCCCTTTCATTTATTAACCATTTTAATATAAAATGTATGAAATAGCAATGGAAATCATAAAATTTCACATCTGTTTAACACTCTGCCAATACATATCCATCATCTAAGATCTGTCTTAGCTTTACTTTCACGATCTTATTTTCCAATGGTTCTTCACTGTAAAGTGCAACTTTTATATACTCCTTTGTATGCCCTGTATAATAATGATCTTTTCCATGCATCTTTTCTTCGATCAGTACTTCTTTGACCATGCCTAACTGTTTTGTCTCAAATTCTTTCTGGTGTTGTTTTGACATTTCTAATAAGACATTACTTCGTTTTGCCTTAATCTGATCATTGATCTGTGGCTTCATATCTGCTGCCTTCGTTCCCTTTCGAATGGAATATTTGAACACATGCATTTCATAGAGATCGATCTCTTCTAAAAATTTTCTTGTCTCTTCAAATTCTTCTTCTGTCTCTCCTGGAAAACCTACGATAATATCTGTTGTCAATGCTGGATATTGGAAATGTTCACGAATTGCCTTACATTTCTCTCTGATATCTTGTGTTGTATACTTACGGTTCATTCGTTTTAAGACAGAATCACATCCACTCTGCAGGGACAGATGGAAATGTGGGCAAAAACTTTCCATCTTAGAAAGGCGATCCAATGTATCCTTTGTGATAAATCCAGGTTCCAGAGATCCCAAACGGATTCTCTTAACTTCCGGGATCTTGGCGATCTCTTCTAACAGATCGATCAGCGTAACATCTCCCAAATCTTTTCCATACGATGTAACATGAATTCCTGTGATCACAAATTCCTGACATCCATGTTTTGTCAGATTCGTGATCTCTTCTAACACTTCTTCCATCTTACGGCTTCTGACTCTTCCTCTTGCATAAGGGATAATGCAGTAAGAACAAAACTGATTGCATCCATCTTGTACTTTAATATACGCTCTGGTATGTTCTTTTAATTGTTCCACATGCAAAGATTCATATTCCTGGTCATGTGCAATATCAATAACTTCAATCGATTCTGCGGCTGATTCCTTCTCTCCCATATGCTCTTCTAAAATATGGATTAAGTCTTTCTTTTTATTATTCCCAATGATCAGATCAATATTTGTATCTTTTGATAATTCTTCTTTTCCAACTTGAGCATAACATCCAACTGCTACTACAACAACATCTGGATTCTTCTTCTTTGCACGGTGAAGCATCTGTCTTGATTTACGTTCTGCCATATTTGTCACAGAACATGTATTCACAATGTAGATATCTGCTGCTTCTTTCGGATCGACCATCGTAACGCCTGCTTCCTTAAGCAT
The sequence above is drawn from the Anaerostipes hadrus ATCC 29173 = JCM 17467 genome and encodes:
- a CDS encoding DUF1292 domain-containing protein; protein product: MSKKDSKILFLDDDGQEIEFNVIEQTTIAGQTYLLVEDCEASSEDESVVLIMKEVQLEDDYVSYEIVEDDKELDMISDIFNALLDGLEVSL
- the ruvX gene encoding Holliday junction resolvase RuvX, giving the protein MRRILGLDYGTKTVGVALSDELHITAQPLETITRKDANKLRKTYARIEELVKEYDVEKIVLGLPKNMNNTVGERGEDTLSFRDALVRRTGLEVILWDERLTTVASEKVLMESGVRRENRKKVIDQIAASMILQGYLDSL
- a CDS encoding IreB family regulatory phosphoprotein, encoding MDNNQTQHFSVVREELDVHMILERVYEALQEKGYNPVNQMVGYIMSGDPTYITSHNNARSIINKVERDDIIEALLENYIETRLK
- a CDS encoding ribonuclease J, giving the protein MPRRKPSSVKIIPLGGLGQIGMNITAFECNNQILIVDCGLAFPDEDMLGIDLVIPDITYLKDNASKIRGLVITHGHEDHIGAIPYFEKELNVPIYATKLTMALIENKLKEHGILNNVERHVVTHGDKVKLGIFNVEFIKTNHSIADAAALAITTPAGVIVHTGDFKIDHTPLFGEAIDLARFAELGSKGVLALMADSTNVERQGYTPSEKNVGKRLDNLFAEHLKGRMIIATFASNVDRVQHIINSAHKYGRKVAVEGRSMVNIIATASELGYIKIPKNTLIETDQIKNYPDDQIVLITTGSQGETMAALSRMANSTHRKVSIVPSDTIIFSSSPIPGNEKNISKIMNELALKGAQIVFEDTHVSGHACREELRLIYALTKPKYAIPVHGEYRHLMRHRELAIEMGIPKENAFVLAEGDVLELNKRQGKIAGKVQAGGILVDGLGVGDVGNIVLNDRKLLSQNGLIIATVTLQKHGNMILAGPDIVSRGFVYVRESESLMEGARDVARDAVEECLERNITDWARIKTKIKDELSNYIWKKTKRNPMILPIITEV
- the mtaB gene encoding tRNA (N(6)-L-threonylcarbamoyladenosine(37)-C(2))-methylthiotransferase MtaB, which produces MNLQGKRAAIVTLGCKVNQYETDAMYGMLKEAGVTMVDPKEAADIYIVNTCSVTNMAERKSRQMLHRAKKKNPDVVVVAVGCYAQVGKEELSKDTNIDLIIGNNKKKDLIHILEEHMGEKESAAESIEVIDIAHDQEYESLHVEQLKEHTRAYIKVQDGCNQFCSYCIIPYARGRVRSRKMEEVLEEITNLTKHGCQEFVITGIHVTSYGKDLGDVTLIDLLEEIAKIPEVKRIRLGSLEPGFITKDTLDRLSKMESFCPHFHLSLQSGCDSVLKRMNRKYTTQDIREKCKAIREHFQYPALTTDIIVGFPGETEEEFEETRKFLEEIDLYEMHVFKYSIRKGTKAADMKPQINDQIKAKRSNVLLEMSKQHQKEFETKQLGMVKEVLIEEKMHGKDHYYTGHTKEYIKVALYSEEPLENKIVKVKLRQILDDGYVLAEC